In Bradyrhizobium sp. 170, the DNA window GACGATCATGTGCAGCATGGCGCCGCCTTCCCACCAGCCGGGGAAGTAGTAGTATTTCGCCACCTTGTAGAAACCGAGCTTCTCGTCGTCATAGGGGCCGACGAACTCCGCGGCATCGATCGATCCCTTCTCCAGCGCCGAATAGACCTCACCGCCCGCGATCTGCTGCGGCACGATGCCCAACTTGGCCAGCACATGGCCGCCCATGCCCGCGATGCGGAATTTGAGGCCGTTGAGATCATCTGGTGTCTTGATCTCCTTGCGGAACCAGCCGCCCATTTGCGTGCCGGAGTTGCCGCACAGGATCGCATGCGTCTTGAAAGGTTTCAGCGCTTCATTGCAGAGTTCGGCGCCGCCGCCGAACGACCACCAGGAATGCTGGTGGCGATGGTTCATGCCGAACGGCGCGCCCGTCGCATAGGTAAGCGCCGGCTCCTTGCCGATGTAGAAGTAGAGCGGCGTTTGCGCCATCTCGACGGTCGCGGAGCTCACGGCATCGAGCGCCTGCAGACCGGGCACGATCTCGCCCGCCGCAAAGGTCTGGATCTGAAACTTGTTGTCGGTGGCGTCAGCCACATATTTCGCAAAGGTCTGCGCCGTGCCGAAGATGGTGTCGAGCGATTTTGGAAAGCTCGAGGTCAGGCGCCACTTGATCTCGGGCGCACCTTGCGCGATCGCAGGCGCCGCAATCAGCGTCGTCGCGCCGGCCACGGCGCCGCCTTTGAGGAATGTACGGCGTTTCATGATGGGTCACTCCCTTGAATTGCGGGTCCATTGGCTGGGGCAAAGCCCTTCCGGGACCATTTGGCCCTCATCATAACGAACTTCGAGACGTGCGTGGAAGCGCGAAACTGGCCAATTAGTGCACTGCAGCCTTGCTACCTGCTCCCATTGCGCGCCGCCACAACCCTCGATGGCACATCGTCTCAGGCACGTTATCGGACTTGAAACCGCCCGGATAGGACCCGCATTATTTGCCCGGGGGTGCCGTATCCAGAGCGCCTCTCTTGGGAGGATACAGATGAAAGCATTCATATTGGGTGCGGCGATGACGCTTGCGTTTTCCGCCGCCGCCTACGCGCAGGCACCGACCTGGACCGTTCCGGAGGAAAGCCAGCGCTGCCCCTCGAAATGGGGCGCGGCCGACGAGCGCGGTTCGGGCAATCATCAGAAGCCCGCGGCCGTGATGAACGCCGCGAAGCTGATCAAGACCGGCGAGGTGATCGAGCTCGCGCACGTGCTCGGCCCCAGCATGGCGTTCTTCGGAACGCGGCGCTTCGACATGCACGCCAAGCGCACGTTCATGAACCAGTTCTCCAACATGCGCGGTTCGAACGAAGAGCTCATCATCACCGAGCTCGGCCAGGTCGGCACCCAGTTCGACGGCTTTGCGCACCAGACCCATCTCAACAGCTGGTACAATTGCCAGAAGGTCGACGAGAACGTCGATCGCACCGGCTTCAAGAAGTTCGGTATCCATAATGTCGGCACGCTGTTCACGCGCGGCGTCCTGATCGACGTTGCCGCCTTCAAGGGCGTCGAGATGCTGGGCGACAATTACGAAATCACGGTGGACGATCTGGAGGGCGCCCTGAAGAAGCAGAACCTGACGCTGCAGCCCGGCGACGCCGTCATCATCCATACCGGCTGGGGCAAGCTCTACGGCAAGGACAACCCGCGCTACGTGAAATCCTGCCCGGGCATCGGCGTGCCGGCCGCGCTCTGGCTTGCCGCAAAGGACCCGATGCTGCTCGGCGCCGACAACTGGCCGGTCGAGGTCGCGCCCAACCCCGACAAGCAATTGTCGCTTCCGGTGCACCAGGTCGCGCTCGTGGTGAACGGCATCCATCTGCTGGAGAACCTCAAGCTCGATGAGCTCGCGCAAAAGGGCGTCGGCGAATTCGCCTTCGTGATGCAGCCGCTCAAGATTCAAGGCGGCTCGGGCTCGACGGTGTCGCCGATCGCGGTGCGGTAGCGACGGTTCTTCGATTTCGGCAAGGCTTGGTGCTGTCTGATATCGCAGACCACGATCACGCCCGGGCGCAGCGTGACGTCCGCTCTGGAAACGAGCGGACGTCGCGTGACCGTTGCGCGTGTCCGTTCCAGAGCCGAAGTGGACTTCACATCATGTGGCCCTCGCCCATCATAACTAAGTCGTCGGAACTCGGATGAGGGCATGGAGTTGGCTCACAGTCGGATCAAACGCCACAGCGGAGGCGGTAAACCCAGATTGCCCCGCTGACATTCCAACGGAGCTTCGCCATGCCAAACACCGAAATGAAGGATCACGTTTACAAGATCCTGGACCTCGTCGGATCCTCCGAGAAAAGCATCGAAGACGCCATTCAGAACGCGATCACCCGCGCATCAAAGACCGTTCGCTCCATGAAATGGTTCGAGGTGGTGCAAACGAGAGGCCACATCGAGGATGGAGCCGTGCGCCACTACCAGGTCACCTTGCGGGTTGGATTTACCCTGGAGGGGTAATTCCCGGCGAGGCAGCGGGACGGGCAGAGTGCGCCGAGAAGCCGACGCATCTGCCGCGTACGGACTTGCTTGCCGGCTGATGGACGCTCACCCGGTCAACAGCTTCCGGCGCAAAGCCGACACGGAGGGCTAAGCACGGACGTCCGTTATTGCGCGGTCAGCGATAGATCGAGACCCGCCGGGCCAGCTCGCTCTCTCAACTGATCGAATTCGCCGGGCTGATAGGTGGCCCCATCGGGCGTCACGATCTCGACGTTCCAGCAGCCGTCCGATATCAGTTCCGCGGCTTTCTTCAACGCAGCAGGAACCGACCCCCGGTTGAGGGTCACGTTTCCCGCCGTATCCTGCGCAGTAATCAAAAACCTCATATGATCGCCTCCCGGCGCGAGCCGCCGGCCATTCTGGCTTGGCGCGCGGCTGCGTCAAGAGCATAGCCGAAATCCAGGCGCTCACTTCGCAAACGGGTTCACCCAGCCGCCCCTGCCCGCCGGCGCGCGCGGCGGGTAGGCCGTCTCGAGATAGTTCAGGACCACCTCGCGATCCTTGTCGTCGAGCGGCGGCATGTTATGGCGGCGGACCATCAGGCTGATCGAATCCTCCCACTGCGCGCGCGTCATGCCCTGTTGCGCGACCAGGCGGAAGCCGTGGCAGGCGGTGCAGGCGTAGAAGGCCTCGTCGCGGCCGGCGCCCGCGGCGAACTCCTCCGGGCTTTCCTCGCGCGGGGTGAAGCCTGTTTGCGCCGTGGCCGGCGTTATCAAGAGCATGCCGGCCAAAGCGAGCCACGCCAAACGCTGCATCATCCGACCAGCACGGCGATGCGGTGCATGGCGTTGCCGCCATAGCCCTGCGGATTCCAGAAGCCGGCCTGATGCGGCTGCATCGCACCCCTGGAATCGGTGGCGCGCGCCCAGATTTCGAAATAGCCGTCGGTCGGCAGTTTGATGGTCGCGGTCCAGCGCTGCCAGTCATATTTGTTCTTCGGCTTTTCCAGCGTGGTCCGCTGCCAGCTCGCGCCAAAATCGGTCGAGATATCCACCTGCTTGACGGTGAGATCGCCGGCCCAGGAGGCGCCGCGCAGTTTCAGCTCCTTGGTACCGGCGGCGAACTTGGCGCCGTTGGCGGGATTGGTGATGATGGAGCGCACCGGCATCGATTCCAGGATACGGAAATTCGCCGGATCGGCCTTGCCGCCGGGCACCATCGGCTTGATCGCCGTGCGATAGGAAAATTCCGTCATGCCGGGGCCGTCATGCTCCTTGTCGCGGATGGTGATGCGCGTCAGCCATTTCTGCGACGCCGAGCCGGCCCAGCCCGGCACGACCAGCCGCACCGGTCCGCCATGGATGTTCGGCAGCGGCTTGCCGTTCATGGCCCATACGATCATCGTGTTCGGGTCCATTGCCTTTTCGATACGCACGCCGCGCGAGATGGTCGGCTTGCCGGCGTCGCCCGACAGATGCAGATCGGCCGCATAATGCGCGGTGTATTTCGCTGATGGCTTCAGGCCGGCCTTCTTCAGCAGGTCGGCGAGCGGCACGCCGGTCCATTCCGCGCAGCCGGCGCCGCCATTGGTCCACTGGTTGCCGCGCGCCGGCGGCGAGAACGCCGCACGGCCGTTGCCGCCGCACTCCAGCACCATGCGCCGCGTCACCGCCTTGTACTTCGACTTCAACTCGCCGAGCGTGATCTCGATCTTGTTGTTGACCTCGCCGTCGATGGTGATCTTCCAGGCGTCGGGATCCTTCGCCTCCTCGGGGATCTGCCCGTTGTTGCGGATGTAGAATTTCTCGATCGGCGTGGTGTCATCGTCGAGCAGGCTTTCCGGCGTCTCGGCGACCAGCGGCTTTTCGCCGAGCACGACGAGCCCTTCGTTCTTGCCGGGGAATTTCAGGTGTTGCGGTCCCTTCGCCGCAGCAGGCGCGGCGGCCGGGGCCGCCTGCGCGTGGGCCTGGGGAATGCCGGCGCCGTTGCGCGAGAGCGGCAACGCGCCGCCGATGACGGCGCCGATCGCCGCCAGACCTGAACTGCCCAGAAATCTGCGCCGGCTGGTCTCGAACTTGTTGCCAACAGCCGTATTGCCCCCGGTTTCCCGCGCCATGACGTCTCTCCCGTGTTGCCCGCTCCCGGGCTTTCTTGGCCAGGCTTCCCACCGGAAACCCAACTGGAAGGAGTATTTGCGTTTTGCGGCCGTGCCGCAAGACCGCCAGCGGCCGCAACCGCGACCGCGCCGACACGCTGCCCGACGCGGGACCGCGACGGCGCAGCGAACCGCCGGCAAACCACAAGCCGCAACCGCTGCGGCATCCTCCCGCACCGTCCAACGGGCCTGTTCGGTCGCCGCGTTCTGGATTAGAATTGCCCGATACCTGGCATGCGAAAGGGAACCAGCAGGAGACCTGCGATGGCTAGTATCGAAGAAGCTCCGCGCAAGCTTGTTTTGAAATCAGGCTCAACGACGCTTACGCTCGACAAGGATTCCGGCAAGGCAACGCTGCAGCAAAAAATACTGTTGTGGAACAAAAAGCCCGTCGAATTCGCGCTCTCCAATATCGACGACATCGCCGTGAAATCGGATGTGGACGGCCTTTCAGGCGCGGCAATCCATCACAGCGTGTTGCATGAGCGTACCGGCGAGATCATCGTCCTGACAACCGAGGAAGCCAAGGACGCCGCCGAAACGGTCAAAAAGCTGCGTGGCTTTGTCGGACTGTAGGGTTCGGGCGCAAACGGTTACTGCTCGGCTTCCGCCGCTTGTGCGGACGCGACTCTGGCTGTGAAAATTCAGCCCATCGACGATCTCGTCGATCGCCTTGCGCCCGGCGCGCATCGCGAGCCCAACCTTCGTAGTGACACCTGCGGGGCCAGGGCGTAGTTTTCCAATGCGCTGAGCAGCGGGCAAAAACGCCCCGATCAAAAGAGCCCCGAATGGCCTTTGGGAGCGGCGCCGACTGATCAACTCAAACCGCGTTGGACGCCAGATCAAAGATCATCTGCATGACGGCGAGCTTGACGCAGAAGTCCAATCGCGAAGTGGCGTGAGGCGGCTGCAAGCAAGCGCAAATGGGGGGTCCCGAAAGAGGAGGAACTTCCATGAAACTTCGCGCAAAGTTTTTTCTTGCGGCCGCACTTGCCGGCGCCGCTGTCGTGATTGCCCCGGCTGGCGAGGCGACGGCTCAGCCCAGCAGCCAGATCACGATCCTCTACGACGCCTTCGGCACTGATGCCGCGATGAAAAAGGATTGGGGCTTCTCCGCACTTGTGGAGATTTCCGGCAAACGAATCCTGTTCGACACAGGCAACGATGCAGACATCTTCGCAGCGAACGTCAAGGCGAAGAACATTGACCTCACCAGCATCGACTTCGTGGTGCTGTCACACCGGCACTCCGATCACATGGCTGGCCTGAACCATGTTCTGAGCGTGAATCCGACGGTGAAGATCTACGCACCCAGGGAAGGATTCGGAATCTATGGCTCGTCGCTGCCCTCGAGCTTTTACCGAAAGGACGAATCCTTGCCACCCGAAATGCGCTACTACGACGGCAAGCCGCCGGAAGTCATGAAATTCGGTGCCGCCTGGCAGCGAGCCAATATCGAGCCTATCGACAAGACAACGGAAATCGCCCCAGGCATCACGTTAATAGCGCTTGTCTCCGATGCCCCCGGCACGAAGGAGCTGAAGGAGCTGTCCCTGGCCGTCAACACCGCGGACGGCGTCGTGCTCGTGGTCGGCTGCGCGCACCCCGGGATCGAAAGGATCGTCGAGGCGGCGATAGCCATCAACCCCAAAATTCGTTTGATCGCTGGCGGCTTCCACCTCGTCGTCGCATCGGACGAGGTCATTGCCAAGGCCGTGGCAACGCTCAAGGACACGTTCAAGGTGGAAAACATCGCTCCGGGCCACTGCACCGGCGAGCCGACCTTCGCAGCATTGAAGCAGGCTTACGGTGATCGATACCTTTATGCGGGTGTTGGCACCTCGCTGCCGTTGGGACCAGCCATGGGCACTATCGGGCGACGTGGCGAGGGACCGGCGCTCCAGGAGGATGATCTCGCCACCTACCGGAAGCTGGCCCAACGGGAAGACCCGTTCGGCATTCTAAAGGCACGGAGTTTACGATCGGGGTTTTCGCACCTGTGAAGACATCAACCGCGTGCGACCTCGCTCTGAAATCCATCGGTTCATGCGCTAGCTGTGAAACTTCAGCCCGTCGACCATCTTGTCGATTACCTTGCGCTCGTCGCGCATCGCGAGCCCGACCAGTCGGAAAACGGCCTCAATAAACATCGAGGTCACGCGCGACGACGACCTTACCGCCGTAGCGCGACTGCACTTCAGCGAGCAGCTCTTCGGGCGAGGAATTCGCGGCGGCGCCTGGAAAATTCGGGTTGACCCGCGGCCGGAGCGAAATCGAGGCGTGATACAGAACCAGGAGTTTGGGTTTGGCCTGCGCGGCGAGTTCGGCAAGCTGGGCCGTCGAGGTATGGTACATCCCGGCAAAGGCCTGGAACATCGCCGGACGGGCGGCGAGCGCGGAGAGCGTATTGACCTCGTGGATGAGGACATCGCACCCGTTGCACGCGTCGATCGTTGCCTGGGTTGGAGCGGTGTCGCCGGTTATAACGATGCTGCGGTCGCCCGTATCGAACCGATAGCCGTAGCTCTCCATCGCGTGCCTGGTGGTGAAGGCTGTTACGGTGACGTTTGCATCCTTGTAGACGACGCCGGCTGCGATCTCATGCGCGTTAACCCACGACCCCTGCGGAAACTCACGCTGGTTTCCATGCGGATTGGTGCGAGTCTTGATATCCTCCCCGTAAGCAAGAAGGATGTGCTCGGTCATCGCCTTGATCCCTTTGGGGCCATGGACTTCCAGCGGGATTTTGCGGCCGATGACCCAGGGCGTCAGAATGAGATCGGGGTAACCCACCGTGTGATCCGAGTGCAGGTGCGTCACGAAGACCACGCGCAAGCTTATCGGTTCAAGGGCAGGAATACCTTTGTCGAGAGCCGCTGCCTTTGCTCGCCGCACGACGCCCGCGCCGACATCAACCAGATAGGCCGTGCCGTTGACCACGACCGCTGTGGCCGGTCCGGAGCGATCCGGGTCAGGCCCCGGCGTGCCGGTTCCAAGCATGACGACCTGGGTGGCCGATGGGGACTGAGCTTTGGCAGAATGGCCAAGCCCGAAAATACCGATCAGCGCAGCAGCGCCAATCGTTGACAGCGCGCCAACACAGTTTCGCATGATTGGTTGTCTCCGCGATCGCAGTTAAGGCTACGCCGTGTACCGATACAGACTTCCTTGCCAGCCGATGGGGCTCATTCGATCAACCGCACAGCGACGGGTTTGACTGCCACGTCAGTTCCCTCTTGAAGGTTGATGCCGCCGGCAACGCCCATGCCTTCTCAAGCCCGGCTTCAGATCGCGTAACGGACGAACGAATGGCATCAGGACGTACTTTGGTCTGGCTGAGAATAAGGCTGGCACCACCAACCAAAGTGATCAGCGCCAGCACGGCAGCAAACAACGCAGTCCTTGCCGCTCGGCTCATGAGTTTGAGTTCTCGCTACGGCAATCACGTACCGATGTTGGGCCGCAAACCGTGTTGCCTTGGACGGACTAGAGAACTTCTAATGCTAGCTGAGCAAGGATATTTTGGCTTACGCGTTGGCTCTATGAACGGTTTCACATTCGCAAAGCACCCTCGCCTGGCCTTCGGGCACTGAAGCGATGGATCAGCCGGGCGGTTAAGTGTTCGCCGATTACCGATCAAACCTCGAGTAAGCGGCGACGGAGATATCGGCTTCTGGCCAGGCGCGATGGTGCCCCATAGGGGGCTTTCGATCCGGCAGCCGCCTAATTGGAAAGGTGCGTGGGCACGCTCTGGTTTACCCCTCCAATCGGGCGTAGAGTGCACATCCAGCAAAGAAGGAGGGCATGATGAAAGCGGCCTTTCTTTCAATCCTGATCCTTGCACTTTCGACGAGCGCCGGCTTCGCCCAACAGCCCGCGCAGTGCAGAAACTTTGAGGCGACAATTGCGCTTCAGATGACCAAAGAAGGTTGCTCAAGCCCGATCGACCTCTGCACCGTTGGAACGGTCATGAGCAACGAGTCCGCTCTAAGCGGCGCCAAATGGCTTTTCACGGCGCACGGAATGGCCGAAACGGCTGGCTTGGCTTCGTTGCCTAAAGCACTGCAATCTTACGCGGGAACTGTGGTAGTCACGGCAAAAGGGGGAACATTCACGACCGCCACTGCTGGCATTTACGACACCGGATCGCAGGCCTTCAGCCAACTGGATAAGATCGTCAGCGGAACGGATCGATTCAGCAACACCACCGGCCGGCTTATTTTCCTCATCGGCATCGGTCGGCAAGGCGGCGGCTTTGATTCCCACGTTCGCGGCGAATTGTGCGTGAACAACTAACGAGGCCGATCCGGTAACCTGAGGTGGAGATGGACCACTCGGGACCATAACCGCGCGGCGTTAACTTGCAAACCCCGCTGTTGGCGGTCTCCTTCGTTTCAAGCCTAATCTAGCCTGCAGTGTTGCCTGTTGGCACTTCGGACCTCACGCGACGGGCAGACTTGAGTCCGCAAATGCGCATCAAGAGGGACGTCCGCCGGCGACTCAGAATTTATCAGTTCCCGCCCCTAGCTGTGAAACTTCAGCCCGTCGACGATCTTGTCGATCACCTTGCGCTCGGCGCGCATCGCGAGCCCGACGAGATTGAGCTCGGCGCGGATCACTGCGCGCACCACCTCGCGGTTGGCGGCGTCGTGCGTGGTCTTGAACATGTCCTCGGTATAGACCGCGGGCGTGACGTTGCGCGCCAACGCCCGTTCAAGTGCGCGGGAAAGTGCGGCCCGGTCGGCGCCGTAGATCAGGATCGGTTGGCCGATCAGCGACAGATATTTCGTGCCCGAGGCGTCGCCATAGGGTTCGCCGATGCATTCGGGAAAGGCGGCGGCAATTCCGCCGGCGAGGAATGAAGCGACGTTGAGCTTCTGCCACGGTTCGAGATCGGTCCGGATCACGACCGCGATCTTGGTGTCGAATTGCATGATTACTCCCGATGACATTCCGGGGCGGGTCGAAGGACGAACTATGATGTGCATTGCACATCATAGTTCGCGCTAACACGCGCCCGGAATGACGATAACAGAATCAGCCCTTGGCGTCGCAGGCCCAGGCGCGGATGACGCATTCCTTGCCGCCGAATTCGTAGCACTTCTTTGTCGCAGCATTGAGCGAGCTGGAAATTTTCGGCTTTACGGCATAGCCGTGGGGACCGCACGGATTGGTCATATCGACCGCGAGCGCGGCGCAGGCCCGATTCATGGTGAGCGCGGTGCAGTTGCCCTTGCACTGTTTCAGCGCCGCGGCACGCGCGGCGGCCTCGGCCGGATAGTCATAGGCCTGGCCGTAGGCGCCGCATTTGCCGACGGCGAAGGCGCCGGCCGCCCATGCTTTGGTGATGTAGCCCGAGACGCCCAGTATCAGCGTCAGCGCAAGGATAAAGAGCGCGCGGCGCTGTGCCGCGACGGTCGAAACGATCAAAAGCCCCTCCCCCGAGGTAACGGACAGAATCTAGCCGGGAGGGAGTTTCAACTTGGTGAACGGAAGCTTTGCAGGGTGGGCAAAGCGAAGCGTGCCCACCATTTCTCTGCGATCGTGAAAGGATGGTGGGCACGCTTCGCTTTGCCCACCCTACGATCTACGATCCTCGCGCCGCCTCCAGCGCCTGCGGGGTGTCGATATCGAGAAACGCGCTCTGGCCATCGACCGGGACTTCGGCGACGGCTTCGGCGTGCTTGGCGATCAGATGGCGGGCGCCGATATCGCCGTCGAGCGTCATCAGCTCCTTGAAGAAGCGGCGCGACCATAGCACGGGATTGCCCCGGCGGCCGTCGCTGACGGGCACGGCGATCAGATGGCCGCGGTCCGGCGCGAAGGTTTCGATCAACTGGTCGATCAGTTTTGCGGAGATCAGCGGCATGTCGCCGAGACAGACGACGGCGCCGTCGGCGTTTTCCGGCACCGCTGATATGCCGGCCTTGACCGAGGACGCCAGGCCACCGGCGAAATCCGGATTGCGGACGAACTTTACGTTGAGGCCCGCCAAGGCCTGCTCGACGAGATCGGCCTGATGACCGGTGACGACGATCACGTCATTCGCTTTCGACGCCAGCGCCTGCTCGGCGACGATCCGCACCAGCTTCTTGCCGTCGATTTCGGCCAAGAGCTTGTTGGGACCGCCCATCCGGGTCGAGCGCCCGGCGGCAAGCACGATTGCCGCGACATTGCGGTTGGCTTCGAGATCGGCAACGGTGCGCGGCTGCGGCCGGGTGACGATTTCCATCAGGAGGCCGCCGACGCCCATACCGGTGAGTTCGGCGCGCGTGACCTTCAGCCCGGCGAGAAGGCGCATCAGCACCCAGTCAAAACCGTTTTCCACCGGCGAGCGCGCGCAGCCCGGTGCGCCCAGCACCGGCACGCCGCCGGCGCTGCCGATCAGCAGCAGATTGCCGGGATCGACCGGCATCCCGAAATGCTCGATCGCGCCGCCGATTTCGGTGATCGCAGCCGGGATCACGTCGCGGCGATCGGCGATCGCGGACGCGCCGAACACGATCACGAGTTCAGCGCCGAGGCCGAGCAATTCCTTGATGGATGCCGCGAGATCAGCCTCATCGTGCGGCACGCGGCGCTCGGCAATGATGCTGGCGCCCGCCGGCGCGAGCCGTTCCGCCGTCACCCGCAAGGTCTTGTCGATCACCTTGGGCGAAAGCCCGGGCAGCAGGGTCGAGACCACGCCGACCTTCTTGATGGTGTAAGGCGCAATCCGCAGCGCGCCCTTGCCCGCGACATCAACGGCGGCATCGCGCAGCTTCGCCTCGACGCCGAACGGAATGAGCTTGACCGTCGCGATCATCTCGCCTTCGACGACCGGCTTGAAGGCAGCGAGCGTCGCAAAAGTTATGGCTTCGTCGACGCCGTTGATGCGGTCGACCGCTGATCGATCCACCACCAGCACGCCGGCTTGCGCAGCGAATAGATTGGATCGGCCGGTAAAGGCGCGCTCGACATTGACGCCCTCGCCAGCAACAGCCTGCGCGATGCTGGCGGCCGCGACGTCTTCGGAGACGTCGCCCTCCTCCAGCCGCACCACGACGATTTCTTTCACGCCTGCCTTGTTGAGCGCCTCGACCTCGGCCGGCCCGATCGTGGTGCCTTTCTTCAGCACCAGCGACCCCTGCCGCAGCGTATGGACGGTGACGCCGCCAATCGCGTCGGCCGGACTGGCGGGACCGAACTTCATGCCGCCTGCACCTTTGCGGTTTGCTTCTCGCCTTCCTTGGGCAGCCGCAGCTCGGCGGTGATCTCGGCCATGATCGCGACCGCGATCTCCGACGGCGACACCGCGCCGATGGAGAGGCCGATCGGCGCATGGATCCGGGCGAAGTCGGCATCTGAAGCGCCCTGCGCCTTCAGCCGCTCGGCGCGCTTGGCATGGGTCTTTCGCGAGCCCAGCGCGCCGATATAAAAGCAGTCGCGCTCGAACGCATGCAGCAGCGCCGGATCGTCGATCTTGGGATCATGCGTGACGGCGACGAACGCGGTGTAGTGATCGACGTTGAGCGGCGGCAACGCGACGTCGGGCCATTCAGCGATCAGCGGCACGTCCGGAAAACGCTCCGGGCTCGCGAAGGCCGTGCGCGGATCGACCACCGTCACGTCGTAATCGAGCGAACGCGCCAGCGGCGCCAGCGCCTGGCTGATATGAACCGCTCCGACGATCACGAGGCGTGCCGTCGGCGCGTAGACGTTGAGGAACAGTTTTTTGCCGCCGCTCTCGATCATGCCGCTCTTGCCCATGCGGAGCTGCTTTGAGAGTTCGGCGCTCAACGGATCAGTCGCGATATCCTTGGCCTTCACTAGCCGCTGCTCGCCATTGGCAGTATCAGTGATCACGATGACAGGCCGGCGCGCAGCGCGCTCGGCGTTGACTTGGGTGAGTGTTTCGAGCTTCACGACTGGCCCACCTTCTCGACGAAGACGCGGATAGTGCCGCCGCAGGACAGGCCGACATTCCAGGCGGTCTCGTCGGCGACGCCGAACTCCAGCATTTTTGGTTTGCCGCTGGCGATCACGTCCAGCGCCTCGGTGACGACGGCGCCCTCGACGCAGCCGCCGGAGACGGAGCCCAGGAAGGTGCCCTCATCGTTGATGACGAGGCTGGAGCCTGCCGGCCGGGGCGCGGAGCCCCAGGTCTCGACCACCGTCGCCAGCGCCACGCCGTGGCCGGCTTTTTGCCAGTTCTCGGCGGCCTGCAGAATGTCTTCGTCGCGGTTGAGCATGGGAGAACCTCCTTCAGGCTGCCGATCGGATCAGGCTGCGATGGTGCGGCGGGGGCGGCGCGGAAAGCGCCTCGATCAGCCCTTCCATCGATGTCAAGTTATGCACCGGGCGGAATTCGTCAACGTGCGGCAGCATCATTTTGATACCCTGCGCCTTGGCCTCGAAGGCGCTGTAGCGCAGCAGCGGGTTGAGCCAGATCAGGCGCCGGCAAGACCTATGCAGCCGGTCCATCTCGAAGGCGAGCTTGGCGTCGGCCTCCCGCTCCAGCCCGTCGGAGATCAAAAGCACGATCGCGCCCTGCCCGAGCACCCGGCGGCCCCACAATTTGTTGAAGCTGTGCAGCGAGGTCGCAATGCGGGTGCCGCCGGCCCAATCCTCGACCGACGACGAACAGCTCGCCAGCGCTTCATCCGGATCGCGCGCCCGCAGCGCCCGC includes these proteins:
- a CDS encoding XdhC family protein yields the protein MLNRDEDILQAAENWQKAGHGVALATVVETWGSAPRPAGSSLVINDEGTFLGSVSGGCVEGAVVTEALDVIASGKPKMLEFGVADETAWNVGLSCGGTIRVFVEKVGQS
- a CDS encoding molybdopterin-binding/glycosyltransferase family 2 protein produces the protein MKFGPASPADAIGGVTVHTLRQGSLVLKKGTTIGPAEVEALNKAGVKEIVVVRLEEGDVSEDVAAASIAQAVAGEGVNVERAFTGRSNLFAAQAGVLVVDRSAVDRINGVDEAITFATLAAFKPVVEGEMIATVKLIPFGVEAKLRDAAVDVAGKGALRIAPYTIKKVGVVSTLLPGLSPKVIDKTLRVTAERLAPAGASIIAERRVPHDEADLAASIKELLGLGAELVIVFGASAIADRRDVIPAAITEIGGAIEHFGMPVDPGNLLLIGSAGGVPVLGAPGCARSPVENGFDWVLMRLLAGLKVTRAELTGMGVGGLLMEIVTRPQPRTVADLEANRNVAAIVLAAGRSTRMGGPNKLLAEIDGKKLVRIVAEQALASKANDVIVVTGHQADLVEQALAGLNVKFVRNPDFAGGLASSVKAGISAVPENADGAVVCLGDMPLISAKLIDQLIETFAPDRGHLIAVPVSDGRRGNPVLWSRRFFKELMTLDGDIGARHLIAKHAEAVAEVPVDGQSAFLDIDTPQALEAARGS
- a CDS encoding XdhC family protein, with the translated sequence MKLETLTQVNAERAARRPVIVITDTANGEQRLVKAKDIATDPLSAELSKQLRMGKSGMIESGGKKLFLNVYAPTARLVIVGAVHISQALAPLARSLDYDVTVVDPRTAFASPERFPDVPLIAEWPDVALPPLNVDHYTAFVAVTHDPKIDDPALLHAFERDCFYIGALGSRKTHAKRAERLKAQGASDADFARIHAPIGLSIGAVSPSEIAVAIMAEITAELRLPKEGEKQTAKVQAA